A portion of the Pangasianodon hypophthalmus isolate fPanHyp1 chromosome 20, fPanHyp1.pri, whole genome shotgun sequence genome contains these proteins:
- the cnbpb gene encoding CCHC-type zinc finger, nucleic acid binding protein b — translation MSSNECFGCGRTGHWIKNCPNAGRGRGKGRGRGKDLFCYRCGEPGHVARDCERTEDACYNCGRSGHISRDCKEPKKEREQVCYNCGKAGHVARDCDHANEQKCYSCGGFGHIQKGCEKVKCYRCGEIGHVAVQCSKASEVNCYNCGKSGHLAKECTIEATA, via the exons ATGAGCAGCAACGAGTGCTTTGGCTGCGGCCGTACCGGCCACTGGATCAAGAACTGCCCGAATGCTGGCCGCGGCCGTGGTAAAGGTCGTGGAAGGGGAAAAG ATCTGTTCTGCTATCGCTGTGGTGAACCAGGCCATGTTGCAAGAGACTGTGAAAGAACTGAAGATG CCTGCTACAACTGTGGAAGGAGTGGCCACATCTCCAGGGACTGCAAGGAGCCCAAGAAGGAGAGGGAGCAGGTCTGCTACAACTGTGGCAAAGCCGGCCACGTGGCCCGAGACTGCGACCACGCCAACGAGCAGAAGTGCTACTCCTGTGGCGGGTTCGGGCACATACAGAAAGGCTGCGAGAAGGTCAAGTGCTACAG gtgtggtgAAATTGGCCACGTTGCTGTCCAGTGCAGCAAGGCGAGTGAAGTCAACTGCTACAACTGTGGCAAATCTGGGCATCTGGCAAAGGAATGCACCATCGAGGCCACCGCTTAG
- the LOC113537916 gene encoding uncharacterized protein LOC113537916 has translation MTMSAINLEENRNFLDNEESLPDLKPCEKDTLLSQQDLEDMFSISSGSPCPIKDAQTNSKAKDNKQSEVLSGQPLDKPGILAHLQHTSPLESIRELVEMEEISEGRSPGDGAVRIKDECKEKCPSTPIRYEALPSEGCSDALERTALGQDSNAQLDSVDACSSMDDVPVGSCPPQDTSYIALIPGHLECGSSAVSYNQMQVAGHQLTPSHTSSDVLEVQLDNQSTITPLQDLQEESMCPRTGVKVTPINGKSEAENNNPNLEGVDGHICEEEGSVSNQTLIEVLTACEARVEQLEELKSSSIEMSAQLQSARVLAARLHQRVLNLEHECHLKDKELHNLTVNLEKTSEALQTRNSEMAVVTEELHRLHLELEAQKKTAAAGRTVSANGQLAPNAHQRNGSSKVCTLF, from the exons ATGACAATGTCAGCTATAAACCTAGAAGAAAATCGCAACTTTCTAGATAACGAAGAAAGTCTACCAGATCTGAAACCATGTGAAAAGGATACCTTGCTATCCCAACAGGACTTGGAGGATATGTTCAGTATTAGTTCAGGAAGTCCATGTCCAATCAAAGATGCTCAAACTAACAGTAAAGCCAAAGACAATAAACAGTCTGAAGTGCTCTCAGGCCAGCCTTTGGACAAACCAGGAATCCTGGCACATCTACAACATACATCACCACTGGAGTCAATCAGAGAACTAGTAGAAATGGAAGAGATTAGTGAAGGTCGAAGTCCAGGCGATGGAGCAGTTCGAATTAAGGATGAGTGCAAAGAGAAGTGTCCTTCCACACCTATAAGATATGAGGCATTACCCTCAGAAGGATGTAGTGATGCATTAGAAAGGACTGCTTTGGGACAAGATTCTAACGCACAACTTGATTCTGTGGACGCTTGCAGTTCCATGGATGATGTCCCAGTTGGATCATGTCCTCCACAAGATACCTCATATATTGCATTGATTCCTGGACACCTGGAGTGCGGTTCTTCTGCCGTGTCTTATAACCAGATGCAGGTGGCAGGACACCAGTtgacaccatctcacaccagtTCTGACGTTTTAGAAGTCCAACTGGACAATCAGTCCACCATCACGCCACTGCAAGACCTTCAAGAGGAGTCCATGTGTCCCCGAACTGGTGTAAAAGTTACTCCAATCAATGGCAAATCAGAGGCAGAGAATAATAATCCCAACCTGGAGGGGGTTGATGGTCATATCTGTGAAGAGGAAGGCAGTGTGTCTAACCAGACCCTAATCGAGGTTCTCACAGCATGCGAAGCCAGAGTGGAGCAGCTTGAGGAGCTCAAATCGTCTTCTATTGAGATGTCTGCCCAg TTGCAATCTGCCCGGGTTCTGGCTGCCAGGCTGCATCAGAGAGTGCTTAACCTGGAACACGAATGTCATCTTAAAGACAAGGAGCTCCACAATCTGACGGTCAACCTTGAGAAGACAAGTGAAGCTCTACAAACGAGAAACTCCGAAATGGCTGTAGTTACTGAGGAGCTCCACCGACTTCACCTGGAACTGGAAGCGCAGAAGAAAACAGCTGCAGCTGGCAGGACAGTCAGTGCCAACGGGCAGCTCGCTCCAAATGCACACCAACGCAACGGCAGCTCCAAAGTGTGCACACTGTTTTGA